Part of the Henckelia pumila isolate YLH828 chromosome 2, ASM3356847v2, whole genome shotgun sequence genome is shown below.
TCGATAGTTGGTTGTTCAACACCTGTTGGGGCTTGAAAGATATAAATGACAACCAACGGATCACTTGGATATGAGTGTATATCATTACTGTGATATTTCTCAATAGTTGCATCTTGTGAACTATCACTCCCACCAACGAAGTCATTTTAAGAAACTTCACATTTTTCGATTATGTTGTTCCGATGATGGATAATAGAATCTGTAACCCTTGGATTTTTCAACATATCcaatgaaatatatatttatagttcTTGAgtctagttttttttttgttgattatAAACTCTTACTTTAGACGGGCATCCCCAAACGCATATATATTGCAAACTCAGTTTTCAACATTTCTTTAATTAAAATGGTGTATTTGGGACGATATAGGTTTCGGTGGATACTTTTTTGGGTGGAAGGTGACGACCCTGTTGAAACTCAGTTTAATATATACATTGTCGTTTTAAGATCATCATTCCATAAGTACTTTCGTGATATAAATGACTAAAGAATCGGAACCAAGTgtccaaaaaaaatcatatatacataacCCTTAGTTTATGATAATAATATGATTTACCATTTTTATTCAGAGTGGTCTCTTGCAAGACAGTCGCACATATTTATGTATGTGAAACAAGTTGATTCAATCTGTATGTACggtaaaaataatatatttaacatagaAAATAACATTTTTTTCATGGTTCGGACAATTAAGTTTTATCACAAAATTAACATGTGCAACTGTCTTATATAAATTTTTGTATTTATATATCCACATGATATTATATCTTCTAATTATCTATATAGTGTCACGTTACACGTTATTTctaacaaacatatatatatatatatgtatatcaaaAGGACATTGAAGCAAAACATGTTAAAATGCTCTCGTGCTTCAATTATTGACCCCACGAAACATTTGTTAATCTTAATCATATCACCTGGAAAAATGTTGTGGAAAACAAACCAAAAACATCAGTTTTGCagtactaaaaaataaaaaggtcGTTtccaacaaataaaaataaaaatttctgcCACACACACATACCAACTCGGCCTGGATGAAAAGATAATATAAGTTATTAAATTGAATAAATGATAGGTACAGTTCGATTCGAgtgatgagataaataatatataaataagtaatataatgtaatataaaataaataaaaatagatagttaatatattatttgattgatgtaaaattaataattaatagacatataaataatatgaagagaaaaacgtgagattgaataagataagttatacatagagtAATAATACCTCGTACCAATCAATAAGTCTTAAACCAATATTTGAATATCATTCGAAGTAAAATTTCTATAAGTTATTActtgataaattaataatttgtgaaaaataatgaattttCTCGGTCTCGACTCGGCCAATATGCTAAATAATAATTTCAACTAATTAATAGTTTTTTTGCaagaattttatataaatatacgaTCTCCTCAATATCATAAAATGATCATTATCTAAAATTACAAACATAGCTAAGGTGTAttagtaaaatatgattatgttgttgatttttctttcaaaaaaattgaaatttaattgaattttaatatCTATCTTTTCTcattgaattatatatatacttgtAAATTGTATTCACATTATACAAtaaaatttattcgattggtcgatacaatatatattttttacctattaaaaaattatcatcATCTACTTGTGTTTATACTTATGTTATATGtacaatgaattttttttatattatttcaaGAAATATAATATGATCATAAacgaaaacaattttttttttatgtaatcAAATATATGTtcgattaataaaaaaaatacgatttaaaacaataatttaTTAAGTTATCGATTAATCAATACCTTTTTaagttaataaaataaaatatcacaaTCCTAACATTGTTAATAATATATAGAAGTTTTATCGCATATAAAATCTTGTTCTTCTAATATAGAGGCAAAATATGGAGCTTTAGCATCCACTACCAACGAGTTAGTTTGGGTTTCCATTAACTCTTTGATGACATTTCAGCTCCTGTACCACTACTCCTTAAATTCATAATCTACTGAAACAATTGGGTAGCGCTTTGTATAGCTTCCGGTCGGTCCTATTTTCACGATATGACGAAGCACATCGAGATTGATTGTGAAAAATAAGCGTTGAACCGTTGACGCAATCAAACTTTTACATTTTCACACGCATCTTCGACGTTACCTTTGTGGACATTTTGAAATAGCATTTACCTTCAATTCTGATCGTTCCTTTTATGCCCAAGATGCCTTGTCGTGTGTTATCTTGAGGGGAATATTAACCCTTTTAACTCTTGATTGGTTGGTACTTTTTTAGCAGTCGGGATAGTTAGCTAACTAATAGGGACTGTTAAATTATAAGCAATTTTCTTTTGTCGTCTATATAGAACAATGAACCCAAGTACCCAACCTTTAATTTCTTCCTGTGTACATTTCTCAAGTCAATTAATGAAGGAAAATTTCCCAATCCTCTTCATTTATCTTCTACCGGAATCAACTAATCATGGAATTAAACCTAAATGGGCAGAATGAGAAAATTATAACTAAAAAGATTAAGGCAAATGCCATTTATATTATCTTTACTATATAATCTTTACTATCTTTACTATATAATAATAGCTAAACACATTAGAAAAACTGTTATGGTCTAATTAATGTATTGACTAAATTGTTCTTATTAAGAATTCATAATTACATGTAATTGTAAaggcaaaaaaaacaaaacttaCATTGCAAAACACAGACCCAAATTTGTCTTTAACTCACGGCCCATTCCACAACTTACTCCACAACTCAACCCACGTTGATGTCTTCCTCCACTTTCTGTCTTCCCTTCCACCGATTTATCAAATCATCTGTTCACTTCCATATAGCAGTTTTCTCACCCAAAAATATATCAAGTTGACAACTTCCATTCCTTCACACATCATTTCATGATTTCATCCTTCACACATTGTTTTGATCTAGGTATGTGGTttaatttcctttttttttttttactttccttattttttgttcttttttttcaATTCAAGGATGGTGATATAGTGGTGGTGATCTCTTTTTTTTGTCTAGCACTGCTACTCAAGTAAGTCGCTTTGAACCTGTTTGATTAAATGTGCAAAAGAAAACTTCATGCAACAAAATTTCTGTCACAACTTTCATGTTCTTTGTCATCATCGAGTGGTTGCGTCGAGGCCGTTTTTAATTTTTCTCTCACTTCATCTACTCAGGGAAGTTTCCGTAATATGCTGCGattaaatgaatttaaataaTGGATTTGAATGTTGTTTGTATAGGAAATCAGATGATGAGGTTATGTTGTAATTTTCCCAATGCCTTACCACATAAGGGTGGATAACGTTGTTTATTTCACAGCACGATTTCCTATATTGTGGCCGAAGTACCATGTCATTTTATTGCATATCTGACTTTCTAATCTTATTTTTCTTCCATTTTCCTAATCCTATTTAAATCGTGCTTTTAAAtggttttattttatattgtcATTTGCTCTATAGCCAAATTATCAAACTTCAatcagtaatttttttttagatgaGAGTACTCAAATCCATAACTTATCTGAATTTATTGTGTTTTCTGTgaactttcattttttttgaaaaaaaatgaaggCTTCATTagttaatattatatttcgtttggttgtataatatgcACCTGTCAATGAGGAAtcgtaaatttttatttttgagtatCCAGTTCTTATCTTTACACTGTGTTTGGATCACGGAATTTGGTGGGATTTGGAATTAGAAATACCGTTTCACTGTTTGCCAACTTGGGATTTCAAAACGGGATTGGTATTTGGTGGGATTTGATGGGATTTCAATTAGTTATGTGAAATCTTGACAAAATTGGTCGGATTTCTCGGGATTTCAcgggatttgagtttataaagcaataaaattatttttaataataaattcatatactttacttatatattttaagttttttttttataattttttataaaatatcatttatccaaaatttataatatcaaatttcaaaatatattttaattttttgccaAACACAAAatggaatttcaattccatggattttaaaatccaaatccaattccaaatccaaatccaattccaaatttcattttttagaAATCCAAACACACTGTTACTATTTAATCTTTACTATTTTTTACTATTTAATAACATGTGAATCTCATATAAAAACTGATTTTGGTCATTAATGTGGGTGGACTAATATATCATTcgtttccttttcttcttcttttttttatcaAAGTAGGAAAAATGATAATTTCTTATGATAAACTTCCCCAACTCTCTCCATTTCCTCCCACACTTCTTAATCTCTCATCAATCAGTTCCCACGTCTACCTCTATGCAGGTTAAGGTTTATGCTTCCGCTGAAAAATGTAATGCTAATAATCCTTGAAGGTAAAACATTGATACATTTTATGAAATTTCGATCCTTATCTCAAACTACTACGTTgcatttttagaaattttacAAGATTctaactttttttttctttctcagTGGTCGTGAATCAAATCATTACAGTACTTTCGACATGGGTATAGTGGTCGTGAATCAAATCATTACAGTACTTTCGACATGGGTATTTTCCGTTGCTATTTCTGGTACGTCActttaattttaagttgtttgaattttttagaCTTTGTTATTAGTTAGTTGAATTCCTTTAGTTGTCTGCTCACAGAATGCTGAAGAATATATATCATTCACAATAAACTGTTTGTACAAACATTACATTCCATCCATGTAAGATTGATTCACGGGTTCACAACATTTTTTGTCATATTTTTAATAGATTCGATCATGATCTGTTATTGATTTatgcaaaaaaaaattccaatttatacaatatatattttagtttctagttattttatatatttcgaAACTATATaactttttcaaattatttattaaaaaaaatcaaacaacgtTCCTTATAGAGCAATTATTTGGTTTTGTATATGCAAACCTTTTGTGGCAAAAAATGGATGATGCTAAATTGATGAATCTAAGATTCCACTCATCGAGGACATCTTCTTATATTCGAGAAAATACGACTCTTATGCAAGCTACTCATTAGATTTTGTGTTTTAGTTAGTTAAACACAATTTACACACGTTCTTTCTCATCTCACTcttatatgtatattttaaaacATACTTTTTTGGTGATTTTTGTTTTACATTTATTGATCTTAAATTGTTTGTTCAGACTTACAGGTATAGCTTTGCATGATTTGAGGTCATATTCCCTTAGGGCTTAACAACAATTGAATTTACGATGTGATTTGTTTTTACCTCCAATTGCATTGCTCACGCATCAAATTTGTATGCAACTTTGTTCAAATTTATTATATGTGAACTTCCTTCTACATTACGAACATGCAACCACATAATTTGAAACTTATTAGATGACAGTGACATGCATgcaaaaattcattttaaatGTAAGACTCTGTTtgttgatttgaaatttgatctcATTTGATTTTATACATACATGAATCAAtatgttatactatattgttggTTTGTGTTTCAGATATCATTTGTCATAATTTTGTAACATAATATTGCATAAATATCctcttaattaattagtttTTGTCGCCAATAAATTTtaactattaattaattatcatttAATTCATAAATTTACACACGCAGCGCGTGTGCTTCGATGGCTAGTAATAATTAAGTCGAGGCTGTGATATATTTGTAGAAGAACTCCCTAAAGTTGTGTTTGGATCCATAATAATGTTCAAACATATAGATTTTGATTATAGTTTAATGTTTAAAAtgaaacaatatatcatcataTATCTTACATATTTACACATTAGTCGcacaaaacaaaatttatttcaaataaCATCACTATTTGATGAATTTAAAATCTATTATAATGATCATATTATCTAAacgataaaaatatatttaaacacatttgaaattaattaatgaatttaaAAGCTATCGAGCCAAAAACCACCTAACATTTTAAAAGGGATAATTGCATTTTGATCTCATGTGAAACATCAAAAGAGCTTAAAACTCtttatgaaaaatcaataagcTAAATACTCCCTCTGTTATACAGAATGCAGCGCACTTAACCCTGAATTCGGGAAGTAATATTCACGCGCGTAAATGCgagtatttttgaatttttgaagaattttaaacCCTAAATACCGTTAATACCCTTTAATCTtatactaaataatttattatttatctcCCTCTTCTACAATAATTGGAACGCCATTTTTTGAGAGATTGTAGTAGAGTCTTCTTACAAACCCACATATTCAACCATTTTGAAGCACttggatttaaattttaagGTACCCAACTCCCCCTTCATTTCCTCCTGTTCTAATGATTCATTCCCCAGTCAAGCTTCTTCATCAACGAAATCATCTTCATCATGGCTCTCGGAATCCGAATTCACTTCATATAACTCAAACAGTCCATAATCAAACCCCACCCCCTTGCTGATGCCCTCAATCTCATTCTCGGAATCTGAATTCAAATCATGAAGATCAAAATCCCCGTTATCAAATTTAAAGTGTGAAGGTGCAGCAGAAAAGATAAGAGAAAAATTCATTGTGATGTGGGAAGAAATGGGTGAATGGGGGATCAGGGTTTTCTTCCAAATCTCCGCCAGAAACTTGCGTAGGCTTCCGTAGTGGTGAAAGAATTGGGGATTAGGGTTTTCTTCCAAATCTGCTGAGCAAGCTTAAAGAATGATGAATGCTATCTAAAGAAACGAGTGTATTTTGTTTATCAAAAGTACGAGGGTAAAATAGgctttatttaatttcaaaataattaaaatttttaaaaaaatcaaacggGGCACGTGAGCTGAATTTTGGATAACAGAGGATGATTTTCGCTATTAAAATTATATGgggttttctttatttttatgaatttcacaaGAGATCAAAATGCGATTATCCCCATTTTAAAAGGCCCATCTTGAAAAACAAGCAGCACCAAATAACACCCATTTAATTAGCATataaaatgttatttttatcTGCATTCAGCGTACCGAACGAAACTAGACATCGTTTAATGCGATGCAGTGATCTTATAATATAGAAAATTTGACCTCTGTATTGGTTGCAACTTGCACGCATTTGGAGTTCTTGGAGGAGAGATGGAGCCAAGAAATATCTCGAGACAAGGAGATATAAAAATATCGAACAATATAATAGTTcagttaaattaaattaaaaaaatttaaatataaggaatataatatattatatgagtAATAACAGCGTTACGCGGGTTTAATTACACTGAATTTAGTAAATAACGTGTGTAGTTTCCGAAACTCATTTTTTATGCGTCTTCACAGTTCACATGGGGGtgtctgtatatatatatatacagaatGGCCCttcgattttatttttgaaaattttgaggaTAAATTAAAGTAgcatttcaatttcaattttctTGTAGATCTGAAAAGGTTGAATCCGATGGCTTCAACAGCTGCTCCCACGGCGGCGTCGGCGTACTGGTGTTACACCTGCACACGAATAGTCAGAGTGATGGCCGGAGGCGGGAACGATGTCGTTTGTCCACACTGCGACGGTGGATTCGTACAGGCGGTGGATCCGACGGATTTTTCGCCGGACCCTTTACGGAGACTCGATTCTCCCCGGGCCGGTCCGGGACGACGTCGCCGTAACGGGTTGTCGTTGAACCCGCTGATTGTACTCCGCAGCTCGCCGGAGTTGGAACCCCCACCAGACGAGGGGGGCGGCAGGCGGAGTTACGAGCTCTACTACGACGACGGCGCTGGTTCGGGTCTGCGGCCGTTGCCGTGGACGATGTCGGAGTCTTTGCTTGGATCTGGGTTTGAATTGATGCTCGACCGCCTCTCGCAGATCGGGTTCAGCCTATGGAACCGACCCGAAAATCCACCGGCGAGCAAGAAGGCGGTCGAATCCCTGCCGACGGTGGAAATTCTCTCGACCCACGTCAGTTCAGATCCGCACTGCGCCGTTTGCACAGAAGCTTTCTCGATCGGATCCAAAGCCCGTGAGATGCCTTGCAAACATATTTATCATCCGGAGTGCATTCTCCCGTGGCTGAGTCTCCGCAATTCCTGCCCAGTCTGCCGGTACCAGCTGCCTACCGATGGCCATGATGCGATTCCGGGTCGCGCGTTGGGGCTGACTATATGGAGGCTACCTGGTGGTGGTTTTGCAGTGGGGAGGTTTGTCGGTGGAGGAGAGGTCCCTATGCCGGCGGTTTATTCAGAAATGGACGGTAATTTGAGTGTCAACGGCGGTGCGCGGCGGGGGAATGAGCTAGGGCCGTGGATAAGGCGGCGGACGGAGGGTGGTAGAATTCGGAGGTTCTTCGATAATTTCGGATCCTTTTTTAGGAGGGCAAGGTCCGATTCTTCGTCGGATTCGGGTTCGGGTTTTTCTGTTTTTAGAAGGTTGTCCTCGAGGCGGCGAAGAGAATTGGTTTCCTTGGAATCGGATAGACAATAGTGGGGTGGAAGGGCAAGATAGTAATTTTACTTGCCTTGTggataccttttttttttttttttaatgattttactTGCTGGTGGaggtttattattattattattattattattattttctagtTGATTTTTATTTCATACGACTTTATAATGTACATTTAGTCGTGTTGTTTGCTTACGCTGAAAAGAAAGAATGTATACCTTAGTCAACATTATGTTACCCGTGATTATTATGTTTCAACTAGAAAACacgtttttaaattatttatttattatgtatatgtGTAGCACGAAATATTCGAGGAACTGAAAAGATGGTGAGCCAAGCTTTAAGTTCATCTGTTTAATTCATATACTAGTGAGTTGCGGCATACGTTATGTgtgtttcataaaaaaaataattagtgaagtgatgttttttttaaaattttaaaatgaaacCTATCAACTACTCAAATTGAAATGGTAGAAGATAAAATGTGATATATATAATTAGATAGTTAATTAGTTATAGGATGTTTTAGGAGTTATATAAAAGTTTCTATCATCGTACCAAAGTTAGTTAACTAAAGTAATTTaactttaataaataatatatatttatatataaatataattttatggtAGACATCCGTTATAATCACTTATGCAAGTTAAACACAGTTGTTGTGTTGTTTTGTTTATCTAATAAGTGAATTTCATATCAACTAATGCGCTTCATAAGTGTCTACGGTGGACTTtcatgtatgtgtgtgtgtataccCTTTATCTTCCAACCCTGACGTATGAGAAGCCTCTCGTAAAGCATAGTAAAACTAGTAGTATTTTACTAATTCATATGCAGATGGTACTCTTCATACATTAAAATAGAGTTTTGGAGGACATTCTCTCGGTTTAGGCCTTTACAAAGAGACTGTCGCCTTCTTGTACTACTCAGCTTTCCTCTTCAGCTTCAACTCTAATCTGAAACTAGATCAATAGCCAAGAGGAAACCGTATCCACTTTGATACAAGGGTATCTTGCTAAACCCACCATCTCAGCCACTCCTGTGATAGATGATGGATCCTGAGTTAAATCCCGCAACAAGATACCAGCTTGAGTAATGTTTTCGACAGTCATATAAGATAATACAAGAAGTGAGCCTTCGCGGCGATTGAGCAATACAAAATCAAGTAAAGATAGAGCTCCCATGGGACTTTAAAGCTCGAAGAGCTCCCGCGCCGAGCATTACCGAATCCTATGAGGTAATGCAATAAGGTAGCGGGTTTATCGAGTTTATGATAAGATATGACTTGGTTTGTATTGGACTCAAGTTCGATCTTGGTATGAACCAGGGTGATTTGAGAAGAGGCTAAGCTCGGGATTCAATATGATAAAAGCAACGATCAAATCAGAATGAATGACGAGGATATGTGCTATGTCAGATCAGAAATTTTCAAAAGTCTTTCTCAAAAATCATTATTACTCTGCTCAATAGTCGATATAAATATTTGGTTTGCACGTACaccttgtaaaaaaaaaatcatccttGCATTGTACATCCTTGAAAATCATTTGCACTTACATTTGAGCTTTTTTCTCTTTTCGCAAGTCTTGATTGACTCAAATGTCAAAATTGTCACGTCGAAAAACTCTTCTATCGTCTTCCCGATCAGTAGTTTCATATGTGTAGGAGTTTGTATTTTGGATCTTGAAGCTCAATCACCGCTCAAAAAGGATGATATCTCTTGGAAAAAGTGCATCCGTACTCTACTCATTTTTTTCCTTGCATCatcatatatacatatttatttattatttatacattaataataataataataatgtataaATATAGCAATACATTGTAAATGAGATTCATAACGGGATAAAGTAAATGTGATGATAGAAATAAGAAAATATCATCaaataaacacaataaatacATTACGATATTATAAAAGCGTAGTTTTATGATAAAATCGGGTGGAATTATTGATTAATCTCTACAAGAAGTAGTAGTGTAGCACAAAATTTAATCTTTATATGATATGGTCTATATAGTATAGTCCTTGTGGGTAGATAATGCTACTGATTTATGGTACGACTTGCTGCACACTTTTGGAGAGGCACAATAAAATTCTTGCTGCACGAAAAGCACGTTTTGCTT
Proteins encoded:
- the LOC140883192 gene encoding E3 ubiquitin-protein ligase RDUF2-like, giving the protein MASTAAPTAASAYWCYTCTRIVRVMAGGGNDVVCPHCDGGFVQAVDPTDFSPDPLRRLDSPRAGPGRRRRNGLSLNPLIVLRSSPELEPPPDEGGGRRSYELYYDDGAGSGLRPLPWTMSESLLGSGFELMLDRLSQIGFSLWNRPENPPASKKAVESLPTVEILSTHVSSDPHCAVCTEAFSIGSKAREMPCKHIYHPECILPWLSLRNSCPVCRYQLPTDGHDAIPGRALGLTIWRLPGGGFAVGRFVGGGEVPMPAVYSEMDGNLSVNGGARRGNELGPWIRRRTEGGRIRRFFDNFGSFFRRARSDSSSDSGSGFSVFRRLSSRRRRELVSLESDRQ